Genomic DNA from Anas platyrhynchos isolate ZD024472 breed Pekin duck chromosome 36, IASCAAS_PekinDuck_T2T, whole genome shotgun sequence:
tggtggacagtcggctgaatatgagccagcagtgtgctcaggtggccaagaaggccaacggcatcctggcttgtatcagaaacagtgtgaccagcagggctagggaggtgatcgtccccctgtactcggctctggtgaggccgcacctcgagtactgtgttcagttttgggcccctcgctacaagaaggacatcgaggggcttgagcgggtccaaagaagggcgacgaagctggtgaggggcctggagagcaagtcctatgaggagcggctgaaggagctgggcttgttcagcctagagaagaggaggctcaggggtgaccttattgctctgtataagtacattaaaggaggctgtagcgaggtgggggttggcctgttctcccatgtgcctggtgacaggacgagggggaatgggctaaagttacgccaggggagttttaggttagatgttaggaagaatttctttactgaaagggttgttaggcactggaacgggctgcccagggaggtggtggagtcaccatccctggaagtcttcaaaacacgtttagatgtagagcttagggatatggtttagtggggactgttagtgttaggtcagaggttggactcgatgatcttgaggtctcttccaacctagaaattctgtgattctgcgattctgtgattctgtgacagtatacagaaaagaaatccagagagccctgctctgcagttgGGTGAATTTGGAAAGGCAGTGCGGATAATAACCTGATATGAGGAGTGAATTTTATTTGTGATTATCACGTTTCCCTTTCCGTATTATTATAGGTGTGGACTGACTACAACATTGAATGCAGTAGAATATCCTACTCCCAGGGACACCCTCAGGCAGCATGAGTCACAACTCAAGAAAGGGATCTGCAAAATATATGATTAATGCTCCAAAATTGAATTAGTTCTTATCAGATAATTCTGTTGTACTTCCTTACTGCCTTTTTCCTCTGTGGTGAGGACCTCCTGCCTAAAATTAGCAAATGTCCAACAacagctccatcactgagttcctcctgctggcattcgccgacacacgggagctgcagctcctgcacttcgcgctcttcctgggcatctacctggctgccctcctgggcaacggcctcatcctcaccgccatagcctgcgaccaccgcctgcacacccccatgtacttcttcctgctcaacctcgccctcctcgacctgggctgcatctccaccactgtccccaaagccatggccaattctctgtgggacaccagggccatctcctatgcaggatgtgctgcacaggtctttctcattgtcttcttgttttcagcagagtattcccttctcacgatcatgtcctatgaccgctacgttgccatctgcaagaccctgcactacgggagcctcttGGACAGCAgcgcttgtgcccagatggcagcagctgcctggggcagtggggttctctatgctgtgctgcatactgccaatacattttccctgcctctctgccaaggcaatgctgtggaccagttcttctgtgaaatcccctccatcctcaagctctcctgctcagactcTTACCTCAGGGAAATTGGGCTTCTCACATTTAGTGTTGTTCTCTTtctggggtgttttgttttcattcttttctcctatgtgcagattttcagggctgtgctgaggatcccctctgagcagggacagcacaaaaccttttccacgtgcctccctcacctggtcATAGTcttcctgtttctcagcacaggcatGTTTGCCTatctgaagcccccctccatctccttgaCATCCCTGAACCTGGTGATGACTGTCCTGTACTCAGTGGTTCCTCCAGctgtgaaccccctcatctacagcatgaagaaccaggagctgaagaaTGCCATTAGGACAGTGATGTCATGGAGGGTTTTCAGGATGTGCTGTGGAAACTGACTGGACCTCTCCACAGCTAGaaactgcttcttttcttcttcctcagatgAATTAGAGTCTATGTAATGATAGAGCAAGCTGTCTTAACTTCTGGAtggatttaatttcttttgtttttcatttccccttttgatattgttttccacaaagaaatgctgttctTCATCCCCTTGTACCAATATATCTTTTGTGACCCTGAGGCTTTGCATAAACGAGGAGCCAGactctctgtgtatttaaacaaaataaatggagCCACAACTACTTTGTCTGAGACCCACTCTCAATTGATCAGGAAGTAATGGAACCAGAAAACCctttctggctgcagcagctcaggcctggctgccctggccctggtgcagcaggagctgcctgagaAACCCCAGGGATGGcacggaggggctgcaggcctCTGAGGATCTGCTGCTGAAGAGagcaggggacacagcaggggaCACTGACCTCTGTATGCTTCTGCCTCGGATGCTCCCCTCTGTGGCACTGAGCCCTCTGTGCCCCCAGGAGTTGCTGTGGccttcagaggggctgtggctgtggtggcagtgcccagagcccCGCAGCAACCTGTGGTGAGCACTGTCTTGGGGTcaccccagcctgggctgctgggctgggctgggcagaggtcagggaggtgggcagagagcagggagTTGGGAGAATTGGGGGGAAGCTAGGAAAGGCTGGAATGGTTGTTTGGCCATTGCTCATATCTATGCCCACCAAGGGCACGTGAGATGTTGCTGtccctcacagccctgcctgtacTCTCTCCCTTCTCACACTGTGCTCTGTCATATCCAGCACTTTCCCATGCCTTGTTCCACAGGCTCCCACCCCATGTCCAGCTGGCatcactgcagggcagccctcCCCAGGGGCCCAGgcatctgcctgcagcttccacagctgctgctcttgatGGCCTCCTGaggcctgcctgctcctggcccatcACAGTGTTGTGAGGAGgtgacctcagcagcagcagcccagccatggTGGACAGAGCTGTCCCCTGTCAGAGCTGCCCCCTGTGTCCCATGGGGTTTGTGATGCACTCAATGACATCGCCatgtctgcctgcctgccaccagGCAGTCAGGTCACTGCAGTAGGAATGGCATCACAACCCACCTCCCAGCCGTGTCACTGGGACCTTCCTCCACATGTCCCCTTTCCCCAGcttccagcactgctgggtTGGTTTCCTGATAGTTCAGGTGATGTAAAAACCATGATTCCCAGCCACTTGCCCGTCTCTCTCCCAGTTATCTATGTATACACGTGTAACTCTGTATATACATTTACCTTTACTAGCACATATAACTTTAGTTATAGCTGTagctacacaaatatttttcactatgCAGACAGAAAGATGTGAATATTCCCACCAAGAAAGGCAGATAATGTGaatatgtatatagatatatatgtatatatatatcttcccCCGTACTTGCATTGCCAGAATTTCCCTTATGCACTGCACTTCATCTCCTCAGTCTTTGAGGTATTTCCACCTGGCCTTATGAAACAGACCATGCTGGAAATCCCCTTTCCAGCAGTGTGTGCACGTGCATTTTCCGCTCTTCTGCAGAGTTCCCCTCCACTTGCTCTTGCTCTTTGGTCATTCAGATACTTCTCATACACACAGTTGCTTCTAGGGATTTCGGGGAGGTTGATCTTGCCTGTATTTCAGTAGTCCCTTTCATCATCCCTGTAGCCAATTCTATATTTCTCTTTTACCATTTCTTATATCTGTGTCAAAAATTTATTGTACAGTCATCCCTTGTGGATGGTACACCTCATTGGAGGCAAGTTAGAGTTGACTCACAGGTGTGgactgtggtttttgtttgattgattcttttatttttgttggtgtttgtttatttttaatatacgttttttgtaaatattaaaagaaaaagacacccccacacaaaaataacaacaaaaaactatgtGCAGCCAGATGTctgaggaagggaggtgggagTTGGtgcaaaaatcatagaatcatagtataTCCCAAGTTGGGCAGGACTCataaggatcacagaatcacagaatcacagaatttctaagttggaagagacctcaagatcatcgagtccaacctctaacctaacactaacagtccccactaaaccatatccctaagctctacatctaaacgtcttttaaagacttccagggatggtgactccaccacttcccctccactactcaaggtgaggccccAACAGTGCAaggtagagtgggacaatcacctccctcaactgactagcaatgccgtgcttgatgcaccccaggatatggttggccctcctggctgccagggcacactactggctcatattcagcttgctatcaaccaaaacccccagatccctctctgcagggctgctctccagtctCTCGTCACCCAAGGAACAGAGTTCCCCTGAAGGAGAGCAGTACAAGGGGAAGGGTTTCTGGCACACTTCTGAGAGGCCTGTGGGAGCTGCAAGCCACACCAGTCTCTGAGACACTAGACAACTTTCCACCAAGATCCAGATCCCAAAGAtgcaccagctcccagggaaaCATGGCCCTGATTTGTCCCCCATCATGAGGACACATTGAGCCATGCCCAGACAAGCCCTCGGGCTCAGGACAGCCCTAGCATGACGACCCAGGAGTCCTGACTGCTGCATTGTTCCCTAAGTCCAGCGGGACTCTCAGGCTGGGCtcccacagcagccaccagccctgtCCAGCCTCCCCCACAGCCCAGGACTTGCAGCTTTGGACAGCTGAAAGCCCCTGTGTCACGCCTTGAGAAGCAGCTCCCAACATCCTTACCTTTcgaggagagctgcaggagccctgagAACATGGCAGTAAGGGTGGAAGTAATGGTCACTCTCCAGGAACCCTTCATGCTGCcggccctcagctcaggacaaggtGTGCCCACCCTGGCTCCTCAACTACAACTCCTCTGtaaggtgcccctgctcctctgcccatCAGCAAGGGTTGGGCAGCGAGGGTTTTGTCACATCAGGGCTCCATGCACAACAGAAAATTGTCATTTTATTGGTGTAAAACTGAAGATTGCCtacatattttttaagaatttcaAAAATTTCACTTCAATTAGCTGAAATGATCGAACACTTCTAATACAACATTTGAGGTGCCCCATGAAATCAAAATGATCATATGATGATTATTACAGCATGATCAAAAATACTGATCTTCCCCTGTAGTCGCATTGCCAGAACTCTGTCTCTTGAGCACCGCCTTTCATCTTCCccatcagagaatcatagaatcataagtCAAGGTTGGAAAATGCCTCCAAGATCAGCTGG
This window encodes:
- the LOC119714662 gene encoding olfactory receptor 14A16-like, which gives rise to MSNNSSITEFLLLAFADTRELQLLHFALFLGIYLAALLGNGLILTAIACDHRLHTPMYFFLLNLALLDLGCISTTVPKAMANSLWDTRAISYAGCAAQVFLIVFLFSAEYSLLTIMSYDRYVAICKTLHYGSLLDSSACAQMAAAAWGSGVLYAVLHTANTFSLPLCQGNAVDQFFCEIPSILKLSCSDSYLREIGLLTFSVVLFLGCFVFILFSYVQIFRAVLRIPSEQGQHKTFSTCLPHLVIVFLFLSTGMFAYLKPPSISLTSLNLVMTVLYSVVPPAVNPLIYSMKNQELKNAIRTVMSWRVFRMCCGN